One Vitis riparia cultivar Riparia Gloire de Montpellier isolate 1030 chromosome 4, EGFV_Vit.rip_1.0, whole genome shotgun sequence genomic window carries:
- the LOC117913517 gene encoding uncharacterized protein LOC117913517, with the protein MAVTMKQMSVIVTTLGVASFIFGIVAENKKPPSGTPTVGTGVIICKYQSDHTILLGFLSFGFLAASSAAGLGSVFYPFKGKSIPYNALFRNTTFTIFFNITLGLVGMAAAFVLWPTLTELHHRVHNLHDNLKKECPTAKTGLIGGGGVLSFCSSLFWLISLMLTDNVREDYFEEMDPAGGYGYGQVATTQV; encoded by the exons ATGGCTGTTACCATGAAACAAATGTCAGTTATTGTGACAACTTTAGGTGTAGCTTCCTTCATATTTGGGATTGTTGCTGAAAATAAGAAG CCTCCTTCTGGAACTCCTACTGTGGGGACAGGTGTGATTATTTGCAAGTATCAGTCAGATCACACCATTCTTTTGGGCTTTCTCTCCTTTGGATTTCTAGCTGCATCTTCTGCAGCTGGGCTGGGCTCTGTATTCTACCCCTTCAAAGGAAAATCCATTCCTTACAATGCTTTATTCCGAAACACCACCTTCACTATCTTCTTCAACATTACCCT GGGTTTGGTGGGAATGGCAGCAGCCTTCGTGTTATGGCCAACATTGACAGAGCTACATCACCGGGTCCACAATCTGCATGACAATCTCAAGAAAGAGTGCCCCACTGCTAAGACTGGCCTTATTGGTGGGGGTGGGGTTCTATCCTTCTGTTCATCCCTCTTCTGGCTGATTTCCCTTATGCTAACAGACAATGTAAGAGAGGATTACTTTGAAGAAATGGATCCCGCTGGTGGGTATGGGTATGGCCAGGTGGCCACTACCCAGGTTTGA